Proteins co-encoded in one Halorussus lipolyticus genomic window:
- a CDS encoding Gfo/Idh/MocA family protein, whose product MNFGILSTANIGRAAVAPAIRDTDHELLAVCSRDRERAEEFADEFGIPRAYGSYDELLADDDLDAVYNPLPNALHAEWTKQAADAGLDVLCEKPLAVDADAAREVGDYCDEQGVTLMEAFMYRYHPRTERAAEIVRDELGEVRSVRATFQFPMDDPDNVRLNPDLAGGSLMDVGCYAVSAVRLFLGDPDRAYATTHDAGDYGVDTKLAGVLEYDGDGRAGAGATAEISCGFETLDTQSYRVEAENGWLEASEAFVPRGDEGVEIEYEVDGRRVVESFDPTDQYRLEVEHFAECVASGDGPRTDADEAVRNMATIDALYESAERGDPVPVDGGR is encoded by the coding sequence ATGAACTTCGGAATTCTCAGCACCGCCAACATCGGCCGCGCGGCAGTCGCCCCCGCAATTCGAGACACCGACCACGAACTGCTGGCAGTCTGCTCGCGGGACCGTGAGCGCGCCGAGGAGTTCGCCGACGAGTTCGGGATTCCGCGGGCCTACGGCTCCTACGACGAACTGCTCGCTGACGACGACTTGGACGCGGTGTACAACCCCCTGCCGAACGCGCTCCACGCCGAGTGGACGAAGCAAGCCGCCGACGCCGGCCTCGACGTCCTCTGCGAGAAACCTCTCGCGGTCGATGCCGACGCGGCCCGCGAAGTCGGCGACTACTGCGACGAGCAGGGAGTCACGCTGATGGAGGCGTTCATGTACCGCTACCACCCCAGAACCGAGCGCGCCGCCGAAATCGTCCGCGACGAGTTGGGCGAGGTCCGGTCGGTGAGAGCCACCTTCCAGTTCCCGATGGACGACCCGGACAACGTGCGCCTGAATCCGGACCTCGCGGGTGGGAGTCTGATGGACGTCGGCTGTTACGCGGTCAGCGCTGTGCGGCTTTTCTTGGGCGACCCCGACCGGGCCTACGCGACGACCCACGACGCGGGCGACTACGGCGTTGACACGAAACTCGCCGGCGTGCTGGAGTACGACGGTGACGGTCGGGCCGGAGCGGGCGCGACCGCCGAAATCTCCTGTGGATTCGAGACTTTGGACACCCAATCCTACCGCGTCGAGGCCGAAAACGGCTGGTTGGAGGCGAGCGAGGCGTTCGTCCCGCGGGGCGACGAGGGGGTCGAAATCGAGTACGAGGTCGATGGCCGCCGCGTCGTCGAATCGTTCGACCCGACCGACCAGTACCGACTGGAGGTCGAACACTTCGCCGAGTGCGTCGCGTCGGGGGACGGTCCTCGGACCGACGCCGACGAGGCGGTCCGGAACATGGCGACCATCGACGCGCTCTACGAGAGCGCAGAGCGCGGGGACCCGGTTCCGGTCGATGGAGGTCGGTGA
- a CDS encoding 5-formyltetrahydrofolate cyclo-ligase, producing MTKQALRERIWDLLEDEGIARFPFPPHDRIPNFAGAEDAADRLAETEAWQSAEAIKANPDAPQLPVRRRALREGKTVYMAVPRLRDEKPFYELDPAEISADEYDSAPTISHVEEYARQVGPEDVASLGLVVSGSVAVTSAGARVGKGEGYSDLEYAVLRELGLVDDETPVSTTVHDSQVVEEAVAVEAHDVPMDLVVTPTETIRTATEFERPPGVFWDALDDERITEIPVLETHQP from the coding sequence ATGACTAAGCAGGCGCTTCGGGAGCGAATCTGGGACCTCCTCGAAGACGAGGGCATCGCGCGCTTTCCGTTTCCTCCTCACGACCGCATCCCGAACTTCGCAGGGGCCGAGGACGCCGCCGACCGCTTGGCCGAGACCGAGGCGTGGCAGAGCGCCGAGGCCATCAAGGCCAACCCCGACGCTCCGCAGTTGCCGGTTCGGCGGCGCGCGCTCCGGGAAGGCAAGACTGTCTACATGGCGGTGCCCCGACTCCGGGACGAGAAGCCCTTCTACGAACTCGACCCCGCGGAGATTTCTGCGGACGAGTACGACAGCGCCCCGACCATCTCGCACGTCGAGGAGTACGCCCGGCAGGTCGGTCCCGAGGACGTGGCGTCGCTCGGCCTCGTGGTCTCGGGGAGCGTCGCGGTCACGAGCGCAGGGGCGAGAGTCGGCAAGGGCGAAGGGTACAGTGACCTCGAATACGCGGTCCTCCGGGAGTTGGGACTGGTGGACGACGAGACGCCAGTTTCGACGACAGTCCACGACTCGCAGGTCGTCGAGGAAGCGGTCGCAGTCGAGGCCCACGACGTGCCGATGGATTTGGTGGTGACGCCGACCGAGACGATTCGGACCGCAACCGAGTTCGAGCGACCACCGGGCGTGTTCTGGGACGCACTGGACGACGAGCGAATCACCGAGATTCCGGTGTTAGAAACGCACCAACCCTGA
- a CDS encoding right-handed parallel beta-helix repeat-containing protein: protein MADKVLFQTDDALSETNLAMWRARDNSTDYVERGLEVTPDWANATFDITAGHAVLKDGAKAYDVFADARSGLSLADSKGMNYVFLVMDSANQNAVQFVVNADKSQPSKPSLLVQTLDANAQSSSPVNRQPKAKFDSLGTGELKTDSQTGVADTFVTDTSELESAFAGLSAGETVRIAQPDEPYRPSGWLDIDTSRVTVIAETPFARDGQPLIKPADGSDVGGIRVGHNASAEHVHVEGIGFHGNTNNMSDSAKRLHGFVADNKASHVTFRDNVVTRTHPYSEHDSGGSGFTVRKGATNVEIVDNLTDDIGNHGIQVAGTDISVRENVLTDGFGHSIALNVTHPGGTSYVAKNVSVVDNFGRNDQASRNAEGSFVGFEGSKQRSERGYFSILGNLATGQHRKLAQLANTRMDIKAISVVGNVGDGQNSDHAGIKSAVKSEDSWVNISNNVLLGYSYGGIRVTKGNNVNIVNNLVADVGSPGTTHEDGIRTTGYANHNVVGNIVQGAQGIGVRVQNQLGSATVAQNQVRWCGKQGIVVNQGGSSGDRGALVTGNALAENDRGNGGVPELDVRTDNVLAVGNLVSIRGQSASASFSDAGSNNLWVGNMAPADGSAWSIGSASGARTMANRPNPAGKGVVLTSPNGTEYEVTVADDGTLNTTQL from the coding sequence ATGGCTGATAAAGTCCTGTTCCAGACTGACGACGCACTGAGCGAAACCAACCTCGCCATGTGGCGCGCGCGAGACAACAGTACCGATTACGTCGAGCGTGGCCTCGAAGTGACGCCCGACTGGGCGAACGCCACGTTCGACATCACCGCGGGGCACGCGGTACTCAAGGACGGCGCGAAGGCCTACGACGTGTTCGCCGATGCCCGGTCGGGTCTCTCGCTCGCCGACTCGAAGGGGATGAACTACGTCTTCTTGGTGATGGACTCGGCCAATCAGAACGCCGTTCAGTTCGTGGTCAACGCCGACAAGTCCCAGCCGAGCAAGCCGTCTCTGCTGGTTCAGACACTGGACGCGAACGCCCAGAGTTCGTCGCCGGTGAACCGGCAACCGAAGGCGAAGTTCGATTCGCTCGGCACTGGTGAGTTGAAAACCGATTCGCAGACGGGTGTAGCTGATACCTTCGTCACCGACACGTCGGAACTCGAATCTGCCTTCGCCGGTCTCTCGGCGGGCGAGACTGTCCGTATCGCTCAACCGGACGAGCCGTATCGCCCGAGCGGGTGGCTCGACATCGATACCAGTCGCGTGACGGTCATCGCCGAAACCCCGTTCGCTCGGGACGGTCAGCCGCTCATCAAACCTGCCGACGGAAGCGACGTGGGCGGAATCCGCGTCGGCCACAACGCTTCCGCCGAACACGTCCACGTCGAAGGTATCGGCTTCCACGGCAACACCAACAACATGTCGGACTCGGCCAAGCGCCTCCATGGGTTCGTCGCGGACAACAAAGCTTCTCACGTCACCTTCCGCGACAACGTCGTGACCCGGACCCACCCCTACAGCGAACACGACTCTGGCGGAAGCGGGTTCACCGTCAGGAAGGGAGCGACGAACGTGGAAATCGTGGATAATCTCACCGACGACATCGGTAACCACGGGATTCAGGTCGCTGGCACGGACATTTCCGTCCGGGAGAACGTCCTCACAGACGGGTTCGGACACAGCATCGCGCTCAACGTGACCCATCCCGGCGGCACCTCCTACGTCGCCAAGAACGTGAGCGTGGTGGACAACTTCGGTCGCAACGACCAGGCGTCGCGGAACGCGGAGGGAAGCTTCGTCGGATTCGAGGGGTCGAAACAGCGGAGCGAACGCGGCTATTTCAGCATCCTCGGGAACTTGGCCACAGGACAGCATCGCAAACTCGCTCAGTTGGCGAACACGCGAATGGATATAAAAGCAATCTCGGTCGTGGGTAACGTCGGCGACGGGCAGAACAGTGACCACGCCGGTATCAAGAGCGCGGTCAAGAGCGAGGACTCGTGGGTGAACATCAGCAACAACGTACTGCTCGGATACAGCTACGGGGGCATCCGGGTCACGAAGGGTAACAACGTGAATATCGTGAACAACCTCGTCGCGGATGTCGGTTCGCCCGGAACGACTCACGAGGACGGGATTCGGACGACGGGATACGCGAATCACAACGTCGTCGGAAACATCGTTCAGGGCGCGCAGGGAATCGGCGTCCGCGTCCAGAACCAGTTAGGCTCCGCCACGGTCGCGCAGAATCAGGTCCGGTGGTGTGGAAAGCAGGGCATCGTCGTCAATCAGGGCGGTTCGTCCGGTGACCGCGGTGCGCTCGTCACCGGAAACGCGCTCGCCGAGAACGACCGGGGGAATGGCGGCGTCCCCGAGTTGGACGTGCGGACAGACAACGTCCTCGCGGTCGGAAATCTAGTGTCTATCCGAGGCCAGAGCGCGAGTGCGTCGTTCTCCGACGCCGGGAGCAACAACCTCTGGGTCGGGAACATGGCTCCCGCGGACGGAAGTGCGTGGTCGATAGGTTCCGCGTCGGGCGCTCGGACGATGGCGAATCGGCCCAACCCGGCCGGAAAGGGCGTCGTCCTGACGAGTCCGAACGGCACCGAGTACGAGGTCACGGTGGCCGACGACGGGACGCTGAACACGACTCAGCTCTGA
- a CDS encoding non-histone chromosomal MC1 family protein has translation MVREDGKRNFALRGTDGDESSVFSGNTPRQAALKAARRLDPASSEDAANRTEIRLREKGTDKVHIYEGWAWHESAPDDKPDWMPDEITEANVSKQGIEHLDE, from the coding sequence ATGGTACGTGAAGACGGTAAGCGGAATTTTGCGCTCCGAGGAACCGACGGTGACGAGAGTAGTGTCTTCTCGGGGAACACTCCTCGGCAGGCCGCACTGAAAGCGGCCCGACGCCTCGACCCGGCGTCGTCGGAAGACGCGGCCAACCGAACCGAGATTCGACTTCGAGAGAAAGGCACCGACAAAGTACACATTTATGAAGGCTGGGCATGGCACGAATCTGCCCCCGACGACAAACCCGACTGGATGCCGGACGAGATCACCGAGGCCAACGTCTCGAAGCAGGGCATCGAACACCTCGATGAGTAG
- a CDS encoding quinone-dependent dihydroorotate dehydrogenase, with amino-acid sequence MNGYQLVKPLLFGLPAETAHDAVHAGMRFAQGTPIADALRSQYVVSDDRLRVEAFDQQFPNPVGVAAGFDKNAQLPEMLSALGFGYVEVGGVTADPQSGNLRPRMFRLREDRGIVNRMGLNNHGADVVGERLTATDADVPVGVNLAKTEHVAIDDAPEDYRYTYQRVADGGDFFVVNVSCPNSEGFRDLQNRDSMEAILTTLQDAGASPLLVKLSPDLPDPAIEDALDLVNELGLDGVIATNTTTDRPDTLESHNRAEEGGLSGKPIESRATEMVRFVAERVDVPVVGVGGVFTAEDAYRKLRAGAHVVQLYTGLVYRGPSIARDINEGLLDLLERDGFDSVEEVVGADLD; translated from the coding sequence ATGAACGGCTACCAGTTGGTGAAACCACTGCTGTTCGGTCTGCCTGCCGAGACCGCACACGATGCGGTCCACGCAGGGATGCGATTCGCACAGGGAACCCCGATAGCCGACGCGCTCCGGTCTCAGTACGTCGTCTCCGACGACCGGCTCCGCGTCGAGGCCTTCGACCAGCAGTTCCCCAATCCCGTCGGCGTCGCCGCCGGGTTCGACAAGAACGCCCAACTCCCCGAGATGCTGTCGGCTCTCGGCTTCGGCTACGTCGAGGTTGGCGGCGTCACGGCCGACCCCCAGTCGGGTAACCTCCGCCCGCGGATGTTCCGCCTGCGCGAGGACCGAGGCATCGTCAACCGGATGGGCCTGAACAACCACGGCGCGGACGTGGTGGGCGAACGCCTCACGGCGACCGACGCGGACGTACCAGTCGGGGTCAACCTCGCCAAGACCGAACACGTCGCCATCGACGACGCGCCCGAGGACTACCGCTACACCTACCAGCGAGTCGCCGATGGCGGTGATTTCTTCGTGGTCAACGTCTCGTGTCCCAACTCCGAGGGCTTCCGTGACCTCCAGAACCGCGATTCGATGGAGGCCATCCTCACGACGCTCCAAGACGCGGGCGCGAGTCCCCTCCTCGTCAAACTCTCACCCGACCTGCCGGACCCCGCAATCGAGGACGCGCTGGACCTCGTGAACGAACTCGGCCTAGATGGCGTCATCGCCACCAACACCACCACCGACCGCCCGGATACCCTCGAAAGCCACAATCGCGCCGAGGAGGGCGGTCTCTCCGGCAAACCTATCGAATCCCGAGCCACGGAGATGGTCCGGTTCGTCGCCGAGCGGGTGGACGTGCCGGTCGTCGGCGTCGGCGGCGTCTTCACTGCGGAGGACGCCTACCGGAAGTTACGCGCGGGCGCGCACGTTGTTCAATTATATACTGGTCTCGTCTACCGGGGTCCGTCCATCGCGCGGGACATCAACGAGGGACTCCTCGACCTGCTGGAGCGCGACGGCTTCGACTCGGTAGAGGAGGTCGTCGGCGCGGACCTCGACTGA
- the pheT gene encoding phenylalanine--tRNA ligase subunit beta, translating to MPVVDVNPDELRELTGHDEKSDDELLDDLFALGLEYEGRTEDDDFQLEFAPDRLDRLSVEGVARSLRYQYGDDRGVYVPSTNDADWTIEVEESVPDERPYVTGAVIRDVDLDDEALDSLIQLQEKLHATMGRKRAKGAIGIHDLTMLKGTAVTEEGAELGKSITYRGIDPDGDRFVPLDSDAEMTPDEVLRSHPTGETYADLVSEYDRYPAIYDDIGLFSFPPVINGRRTEVSTDSRDLFVELTGTDQWTIDHMCSIICYALDARGARVEEVEVNYPDRTLVRPDLEVREKTVTHERIERTLGIDLSAERVIDLLERSGLDAETKEVGDDEVAYEVEVPPYRVDVLHPLDIVDDVGRAYGFNDLEPRYPDVGTVGSRHDRSKLEDAARDVLVGLGFEDLLNFHMINEAENFERMRLSEGDSVVGADEPATILEPYSEDYTMLRTWALPSLMMVLENNTHRAYPQDLAEIGFTAHVDESENTGVAERRTVAGVLARHDASYEDAKARLQAIARNFDVDLETPATDHPTFIDGRAAEIVMDGESVGVLGEIHPEVLVGHDLELPVAGFEFRLDALE from the coding sequence ATGCCTGTCGTAGACGTGAATCCCGACGAACTCCGGGAACTGACCGGTCACGACGAGAAATCGGACGACGAACTGCTAGACGACCTGTTCGCGCTCGGATTGGAGTACGAGGGTCGAACAGAGGACGACGACTTCCAACTCGAGTTCGCGCCCGACCGTCTCGACCGACTCTCGGTCGAAGGAGTCGCGCGCTCGCTTCGCTACCAGTACGGCGACGACCGAGGAGTCTACGTCCCCTCGACTAACGACGCCGACTGGACCATCGAAGTCGAGGAGTCGGTTCCCGACGAACGCCCCTACGTCACCGGCGCAGTGATTCGTGACGTGGACTTGGACGACGAGGCGCTGGACTCGCTCATCCAACTGCAGGAGAAACTCCACGCCACGATGGGCAGAAAGCGGGCCAAGGGTGCCATCGGCATCCACGACCTGACGATGCTGAAAGGCACCGCGGTCACCGAGGAGGGCGCGGAACTCGGCAAGTCCATCACCTACCGGGGCATCGACCCCGACGGCGACCGGTTCGTCCCCCTCGACTCGGACGCCGAGATGACGCCCGACGAGGTGCTTCGGTCGCACCCGACCGGAGAGACCTACGCCGACCTCGTGTCGGAGTACGACCGTTACCCCGCGATTTACGACGACATCGGCCTGTTCTCCTTCCCGCCGGTCATCAACGGCCGCCGGACCGAGGTCTCGACCGACTCGCGGGACCTGTTCGTCGAACTGACGGGGACCGACCAGTGGACCATCGACCACATGTGCAGTATCATCTGTTACGCCCTCGACGCCCGCGGTGCGAGGGTCGAGGAGGTCGAGGTCAACTATCCGGACCGGACCCTCGTGCGCCCGGACCTCGAAGTCCGCGAGAAGACGGTGACTCACGAGCGCATCGAGCGCACCCTCGGCATCGACCTGAGCGCCGAGCGCGTCATCGACCTGCTGGAACGCTCTGGTCTCGACGCCGAGACGAAGGAAGTCGGAGACGACGAAGTGGCCTACGAGGTCGAAGTACCGCCCTACCGGGTGGACGTGCTTCACCCCCTCGACATCGTGGACGACGTGGGCAGGGCCTACGGCTTCAACGACCTCGAACCGCGCTACCCCGACGTGGGGACGGTCGGCAGTAGACACGACCGCTCGAAGTTGGAGGACGCCGCCCGCGACGTACTGGTCGGGTTGGGCTTCGAGGACCTGCTCAACTTCCACATGATTAACGAAGCCGAGAACTTCGAGCGCATGCGCCTCTCCGAAGGGGATTCGGTCGTCGGCGCTGACGAACCCGCGACCATCCTCGAACCCTACAGCGAGGACTACACCATGCTCCGGACGTGGGCGCTCCCCTCGCTCATGATGGTGCTGGAAAACAACACCCACCGGGCCTACCCGCAGGACCTCGCCGAAATCGGCTTCACAGCGCACGTGGACGAAAGCGAGAACACGGGCGTCGCCGAGCGCCGGACAGTTGCCGGAGTCCTCGCGCGCCACGACGCCTCCTACGAGGACGCCAAGGCCCGACTGCAGGCCATCGCGCGCAACTTCGACGTGGACCTCGAAACGCCTGCAACTGACCACCCGACGTTCATCGACGGTCGCGCGGCAGAAATCGTGATGGACGGCGAGTCGGTCGGCGTCCTCGGCGAGATTCACCCCGAGGTGCTGGTCGGACACGACCTCGAACTGCCGGTGGCAGGCTTCGAGTTCCGACTCGACGCGCTCGAATAG
- a CDS encoding phenylalanine--tRNA ligase subunit alpha, with amino-acid sequence MKLPESQVAVLQAASANDAQTFEQLADETGQKPETIAGAAFELEDAGLVTVSETTDESVAITEEGREYVVDGLPEVLLYEAALDAGADDEPAQMGRVIGQSGLEGPQVDIALSNYARKGYGTIESGEITADPDADPESDAEAKLLADLDAGESVEDAGVVEQLESRGLVTVSESTVRSVTLTDEGVTALMEGVETAQTVGQLTPEMLTSGEWRDVEFAEYNVEADAERVDGGKTHILRQTANSVKDTLVGMGFEEMEGPHVDADFWINDALFMPQDHPARTHWDRFALDNPEQIGDLPADLVERVENAHHEGVGDDGEGYHSPWDEDFARALALRGHTTSLSMRYLSGHAEGELEPPQRFFSVEKVYRNDTLDPTHLLEFYQIEGWVMAEDLSVRDLMGTFEEFYEQFGITDIEFKPHYNPYTEPSFELFGTHPTTGEMVEIGNSGMFREEVLEPLGVECDVMAWGLALERLLMLMYGFEDIRDVHGTLCDLELLRETEVLH; translated from the coding sequence ATGAAACTACCCGAATCACAGGTCGCGGTACTACAGGCCGCGAGCGCGAACGACGCACAGACTTTCGAGCAGTTAGCGGACGAGACCGGTCAGAAACCCGAGACCATCGCGGGCGCGGCCTTCGAGTTGGAGGACGCCGGCCTCGTGACGGTCTCCGAGACCACCGACGAATCGGTCGCAATCACCGAGGAGGGCCGCGAGTACGTCGTGGATGGCTTACCCGAGGTCCTCCTCTACGAGGCCGCACTCGACGCCGGGGCCGACGACGAACCCGCCCAGATGGGTCGGGTCATCGGCCAGTCCGGTCTCGAAGGCCCGCAGGTTGACATCGCCCTGTCGAACTACGCCCGGAAGGGCTACGGGACCATCGAGAGCGGCGAGATTACGGCCGACCCCGACGCCGACCCCGAGAGTGACGCCGAGGCGAAGCTCCTCGCTGACCTCGACGCGGGCGAGTCGGTCGAAGACGCCGGCGTGGTCGAGCAGTTGGAGAGCAGAGGCCTCGTCACCGTCTCCGAATCGACGGTTCGGTCCGTCACCCTCACCGACGAGGGCGTGACCGCGCTGATGGAGGGCGTCGAGACGGCCCAGACCGTGGGCCAACTCACGCCAGAGATGCTGACCTCCGGCGAGTGGCGCGACGTGGAGTTCGCCGAGTACAACGTCGAGGCCGACGCCGAGCGCGTGGACGGCGGCAAGACCCACATCCTGCGCCAGACCGCCAACAGCGTGAAGGACACGCTGGTCGGCATGGGCTTCGAGGAGATGGAAGGCCCGCACGTGGACGCCGACTTCTGGATTAACGACGCGCTGTTCATGCCCCAAGACCACCCGGCCCGGACCCACTGGGACCGGTTCGCGCTGGACAACCCCGAGCAAATCGGCGACCTGCCCGCGGACCTCGTGGAGCGGGTCGAAAACGCCCACCACGAGGGCGTCGGCGACGACGGCGAGGGGTACCACTCGCCGTGGGATGAGGACTTCGCTCGGGCGCTGGCGCTCCGGGGCCACACCACCTCGCTGTCGATGCGGTACCTCTCGGGCCACGCCGAGGGCGAACTGGAGCCTCCCCAACGGTTCTTCAGCGTCGAGAAAGTCTACCGCAACGACACCCTCGACCCGACTCACCTGCTGGAGTTCTACCAAATCGAGGGGTGGGTGATGGCCGAGGACCTGTCGGTCCGGGACCTGATGGGGACCTTCGAGGAGTTCTACGAGCAGTTCGGCATCACGGACATCGAGTTCAAGCCCCACTACAACCCCTACACGGAGCCGAGTTTCGAGTTGTTCGGCACCCACCCGACGACCGGCGAGATGGTCGAAATCGGAAACAGCGGGATGTTCCGCGAGGAGGTCCTCGAACCCCTCGGCGTCGAGTGCGACGTGATGGCGTGGGGCCTCGCGCTGGAACGCCTGCTGATGTTGATGTACGGCTTCGAGGACATCCGCGACGTTCACGGGACGCTGTGTGACCTCGAACTGCTCCGCGAGACGGAGGTGCTACACTGA
- a CDS encoding aspartate kinase yields MRVVAKFGGTSLGSGDRINRAADSVADAVAQGHEIAVVASAMGDTTDELLDEIEFETEEQDRAEIVSMGERTSVRMLKAALSARGVEAVFVEPGSDRWPVFTDERGELDAERTQQAAEELTAELDDVVPVITGFLAEDPEGNVTTLGRGGSDTTAVMLGNYMDADEVVIVTDVEGVMTGDPHVVEGARNVGEISVDELRNLSFRGAEVVAPSALSYKDENLRVRVVHYQHGDLLAGGTDVTGEFENLVDMREEPLACLTVAGRAIRNRPGILQELSSALGESDINIDATSSGMDSVTFYVDESVAERAENILHREVIEEDSLSSVTVDDEVAVIRVVGGELPTQSGVIQELVNSLSEDHITIHDLITSATSVAVFVDWADREDTLEIIQSEF; encoded by the coding sequence ATGCGAGTAGTAGCCAAGTTCGGCGGTACTAGCCTCGGAAGCGGCGACCGAATCAACCGCGCGGCGGACTCGGTGGCCGACGCCGTGGCGCAGGGCCACGAAATCGCGGTGGTCGCCAGCGCGATGGGCGACACCACCGACGAACTCTTGGACGAAATCGAGTTCGAGACCGAGGAGCAAGACCGGGCCGAAATCGTGAGCATGGGCGAGCGCACCAGCGTCCGGATGCTGAAAGCCGCCCTCTCTGCCCGCGGCGTCGAGGCCGTCTTCGTGGAACCGGGAAGCGACCGCTGGCCCGTCTTCACCGACGAGCGCGGCGAACTCGACGCCGAGCGAACCCAGCAGGCCGCAGAGGAACTCACCGCGGAACTCGACGACGTGGTGCCGGTCATCACCGGGTTCCTCGCCGAGGACCCCGAGGGCAACGTCACCACGCTCGGTCGGGGCGGCTCTGACACGACCGCAGTGATGCTCGGCAACTACATGGACGCCGACGAGGTTGTCATCGTAACCGACGTCGAGGGCGTCATGACCGGCGACCCCCACGTTGTGGAGGGTGCGCGGAACGTCGGCGAAATCTCGGTGGACGAACTCCGGAACCTCTCGTTCCGCGGCGCGGAGGTGGTCGCGCCCAGCGCGCTGTCGTACAAAGACGAGAACCTGCGGGTCCGCGTGGTCCACTATCAGCACGGCGACCTGCTGGCCGGCGGGACCGACGTGACCGGCGAGTTCGAGAACCTCGTGGACATGCGCGAGGAGCCACTCGCCTGCCTCACCGTCGCGGGCCGGGCGATTCGGAACCGACCCGGAATCTTACAGGAGCTTTCGAGCGCGCTCGGCGAGAGCGACATCAACATCGACGCCACCTCCAGCGGGATGGATTCGGTGACGTTCTACGTGGACGAGTCGGTGGCCGAGCGCGCCGAGAACATCCTCCACCGAGAGGTCATCGAGGAGGACTCCCTATCGAGCGTCACGGTGGACGACGAGGTGGCGGTCATCCGAGTCGTCGGCGGCGAACTCCCCACCCAGTCGGGAGTCATTCAGGAGTTGGTCAACTCCCTCTCAGAGGACCACATCACCATCCACGACCTCATCACCAGCGCGACCAGCGTGGCGGTGTTCGTGGACTGGGCCGACCGCGAGGACACGCTCGAAATCATCCAGAGCGAGTTTTAG
- a CDS encoding RAD55 family ATPase, which produces MDSRDNSGGGPDSDPGGESSDADRCDFCRLPYSTDPVTMECEDETREFCTEACRDAMAETDRAFTEYHGFRRIRTGISGLDKFLPQGFPRNSFVLLANDEGSRDDALRAELVWRALERNEPAAFVTFTEPPISVVENFLSLDWNVLPYLESGQLHIVDCFTYRMEGRDRERMFDRMDEWNRHIYDITRPVTQTVRDPSDVSELHNKLDNCLEGLGMSDCGVVVIDSLTEFGTLVQPVRAYNFVKDIRADICKGRFVPIFAGGTITGEEKTFPHDLGYAMDGIVDMQVNPEIVSDTLIKRIRIRKMNGVLAIPEWVAYEFTGGKGLVTFDPIAEMDDAYEEGEREETERDDDRESVPADADT; this is translated from the coding sequence ATGGATAGCAGGGACAATTCGGGCGGCGGTCCCGACTCGGACCCCGGCGGCGAGTCCTCGGACGCCGACCGCTGTGACTTCTGTCGGCTTCCGTACTCGACCGACCCGGTGACGATGGAATGCGAGGACGAAACCCGCGAGTTCTGCACCGAGGCCTGTCGGGACGCGATGGCCGAGACCGACCGCGCGTTCACCGAGTACCACGGCTTCCGCCGGATTCGGACCGGTATCTCGGGCCTCGACAAGTTCCTCCCGCAGGGGTTCCCCCGGAACTCGTTCGTCCTGCTGGCCAACGACGAGGGGTCGCGCGACGACGCTCTGCGGGCCGAACTCGTCTGGCGGGCCTTGGAGCGCAACGAACCCGCGGCGTTCGTCACTTTCACCGAACCGCCAATCTCGGTCGTGGAGAATTTCCTCTCGCTGGACTGGAACGTCCTGCCGTATCTGGAATCGGGGCAACTCCACATCGTGGACTGCTTCACCTATCGGATGGAGGGTCGGGACCGCGAACGCATGTTCGACCGGATGGACGAGTGGAACCGCCACATCTACGACATCACGCGGCCAGTGACCCAGACCGTCCGGGACCCCAGCGACGTGAGCGAACTCCACAACAAACTCGACAACTGCCTCGAAGGGTTGGGAATGAGCGACTGCGGGGTCGTGGTCATCGACTCGTTGACCGAGTTCGGCACGCTGGTCCAACCGGTGCGAGCGTACAACTTCGTCAAGGACATCCGGGCCGACATCTGCAAGGGCCGGTTCGTCCCCATCTTCGCCGGCGGGACGATTACGGGCGAGGAGAAGACCTTCCCCCACGACCTCGGCTACGCCATGGACGGCATCGTTGACATGCAGGTGAACCCGGAAATCGTCTCCGACACGCTCATCAAGCGCATCAGAATCCGAAAGATGAACGGCGTGCTGGCGATTCCCGAGTGGGTCGCCTACGAGTTCACCGGCGGGAAGGGACTGGTCACCTTCGACCCCATCGCCGAGATGGACGATGCCTACGAGGAGGGCGAACGCGAGGAGACCGAGCGTGACGACGACCGCGAGTCGGTTCCCGCCGATGCCGACACGTAG